The DNA sequence tatatattgacgGTGGCTGCTAGCGCGGGGTGTTGTGATgggggaataaacacgggttctaaacGGGGAGGCGAGGAGAGCGGGGGAAGAGACCTGGGTGGGGGAGGGGGGCATCTATCATTCATTTATACCCCCCGCCACCCAggtctcttcccacctacggctacctctccccgcgctcctctcatcgtggattttttcccccgtcccctcgcctccctcaaccctcctgggttagaacccgtgtttattccctactccTTTCATAAATTTTGGACACGAACAAAAATAATGCGAAGCTTTACAAATTGGACATCGCGGAGCGGTCTCGGTATTTGATGATCCGGAATTCGTCTTACTGACTTTTCCCGCGGACGCGACTCTATTACAAACATCAGACGCTAAGCTCGTGGAAGCCGTAGCGGCGCTTATTTTGTGAGGTAGTTTCTTTTACTGAGCTCGCATTGGTGACGACGCCGCAAACTCATCTAGCGCTCATCGACGTTGTCGCAAAAATTCCAGAATATCGCTGGATGTCGGGAATTCGTTTGAATCGCTAAATTTCACACTCCACGCTTTGCGCGATGACGAATCGAGTCGTTGAGAAATTACGTGGACAATCATGTCATCCCACAAATCTTTAGGTTTtcgtttcaaattttttaatgacgtGAGCGTAGAGCTTAATTTATCGATCAAGATCTGCAACTCAGCCGCTGATTCACGCGTTATCGTTGGTAGATTCAACAAGGTGTTTAAATGTCCGCGAACTAGCCGCCGTTTGTCTTCGAAACGTGCATTTAACGCTTGCCAAGCGACTTCAAAATTTTCAGCCGTGACCGATAATTCGCGAACGCATTCAAGTGCACTTCCGTGAAGTGACGACAGAAGATAGTGCATTCGTGTAAAATCTTAAAGATCTCGATTTTGAATAATGAGCGCGTCGAATTGATCGCGAAAATGCTCCCATTGTTCTAATTTTCCGTCGAACGGAGGGAGTGATATCGGCGGCAATGACGAGAGCGGAAAGCTTGTTCGATGCGACGCGGATGCGCTTTCTATGCCAGATTGGCTCAAACTCACAGATGGAGGCTCTAGAGATTCGAGCGACTCATTTAGAAAGTCCAAAGCGGCCTGATACGCATCCTCGACGTTGTCAAACGTTTGATCCTTGAAGTATGGCAGGGATTTCGTCATTTCTTCGTCCACCAGTCTCAGGAGGTCAGAGTTTCCATTGAAGAATCGAGTCCAGTTTTCTCGTAACGTAGCGGAACGAGATCGGAGAACGGCTGGCGTTAGCTTTGCATGACCGAGCTTCTTCATATTGTCGATCGTTCGTACGATAGAATGTTGTAATTGCCCTTGAGCAATTAGCAGTTGCTTAATTGCGTCAGCCATAACGGACGTCAACTATTGAGgtttaataaatgtacacACGCGCGTCGagatccggctcgaaggaccaaaatTTATGTGTGTGACAAATCTAGTCACGCGATTACTCACTGAAAAAACTCAGCGATGAATTTCGACGCGGCAGGTAACGAAATAGAAtgaagtttattttaattgctcaaacttaagtatatatttaaacacacaaaaaaaaacaattttggtTAACATAAGGAGCTTGGAATGAGTTGCGGATAATTGATCGTCTCGGAGATATTCGATGTAGACTGACCGACGAAGATCTTGATAGgataagaaatttcttatcCGACCGGCGGATATCTTGCCGCGATGCGACGGATAATCTTCTTCACGAGCCTAGCTCCGTTAGCGCGATCGCGACTCCGCAACTCCGAATTCCAAATAACTTTAAAGTCTTTAACGATTATAAGAACTTGGCCGTAATGGCAACGAAATATGTTCGCTCTGAACAGGTGAGCCTGACGCCGATCTTTCAGACAGGTGACTCGGACAAGACTAAATACATTTCTCTGAAAAGCGAGCAGCAAACGACGAAAACAACGTCTTATTATTACATACAGTATAGCGGACCCGGTTATAACTGGATATCTAGACCGTAAACATCGACTGATCTAGCTAGATCGAACGACGATCCACTCCGAAAcataaacgaaaataaatgaaataacaCGAGTTCTCTTGGTCTTATTCCTTGATCGAACACAgtataaaaatcattttttgatttatatttatttccaattattacaatatcgttattattactacaaatattttttattaaaacaatgtaACCATTATATAAAGAACAACAATTATCTgggtgttttattttaaaaataaaattagaaaacacTATTTTTTCCCATTGATTTTCccattgataaaaattttgatttaacggacctttattatgtttattgaataatttaggctttaaattaaaattattttcttgactaaaatctataaaattttcttcatatacgcgatgaattatttattgtaacggttaattttttttctaatatatccttttattttttgcatataattttcaaatgaaTAAGCACTAAATTCTTGCAATGTTCcaaaatttttgatattatcACATAAATGTGATACGTTGTGAATTGTTCACGCAAGCACGGTGaggttgaaaataataatttagcgAATTATTAAGATTGaatcgtatttatttattattatgcgaTTAACTACTGCGAGTTTAATGTTTGCTGTATAGCTAATGAAATCTCGGCGgattaaagcaaaaaaaatgcaaaatgcgATGCTGCGATGCGTTTGCTACGAGAGCCAGCTAAAGACTGCCTTTTCCGATCGCGCGATCGGTTTGCGCCTTTACTATTTAGACAAAGGAGAACCTTCGAGAAGTCGGTTCTTCCCGAAGGGATATTCCCGTTGCCAACCGCGATTGGGCACGTACGGGTTATCATGTGCTTGTCATGTGCGTTGCAGCAGACGCATTATGACAATAGACTCGGGCGGTCAAGGCTAAAGTTTTAGAAAGTAGATTCAGTAAGCAAGGGtcctttacaattttaaaattactgcTTCAATCCTGAAcatgaataataattgaacaaTTATCTTTTccgtacaaaattataaaagttttcaCAAAATAGTTTAAAGCGAGTTagcataatttaaatatttaccacGATAAGTTACAGAAGATAAAAGAGTAACTGCCACATtaagagttaaaaaattaagatagtTATCGCGATTAAGTATAGAATGTAAAACAATAGGACctgtgtataataaaaattgcctAAATTCTGTAACCTTCCATCTTGTACATTCCTCTAATGATCTAGGTACACGATTAAATTCTACAggaatatttttagtttaatttattactaaagTAGAAATTTGTGTATGAGATAACTTTACTGAAGGTATATCGAAACACCACATACTTACTAAAGTTTTTGCAACGTCTAAATCAATTAAATGCATTGGCTCGACAGAAAAATCACTAATCATGTAACGGTGCATCCAAGaaatgcaccgttccggccagaACAGCGGCCGGACGCCGGCAGAACACCGCCGGCGGGGACTCGGGgtgcggtgcgccccaaacatttatattatatccACGTAACAGGCGATAGCAAGCGTCTCGCTAtcgtctcgcggctaagtccacgTACGGGCTTAGCCGAGGTACgccgagcgccgccgaacgcgccgacgacgacgaggaccgCCGTTTCTCGACCGCGCCGCAACTAGATTTTCGGCACCACGGCAGGATCATCCGTATCCCCGCTGAGCCCCTGAACCCCGGCGCCATCACTTTTTTAGTATAAAGAAGCGATGCCGGAGCTCAGCGGAGCCGTCCTCGATCCGCTCGCTTGCGAGCAACATCTCCTGCAACCTAGAGCCGATCCGGGGGTAGAGAGCTCTCTGTCTCCATCAGGTGATCCTGGGGCTCATTCCCGACCTAGCGTTCACGACTTTCGACGCGTCGGCACGGCCAGCTCGAGGGGTAGAGCAAACTCTGCCTCCTTTGAGTCATCTCGGACCTCGGCCACCGGCCTCGTTAGCCAAGAACATTAAAAACAACATTTCCTatcgcaccgtcgccgaccaCGGGGTAGAGAGATACCAAGCCGGTGCCTCAAATACTGTCACCGCGAACCATCACCGATAACGCGAACCTACTTGTATTTTCGGCGAATATCGCATCGCGACCGTTAACATCTGTCCCGCGCCGCGATTCCAAATTTACCGCGATCGCACGTGCCGCCGAACGGCACGTGCCGGTAGGATCTGTCTCGCGCCGTGAACACGCCGGCACCACGTGCCTAGATCGCGACTATTGTAAACCTAAAGACGCTCACGCCGCATACtcacattatatatattgtacatagccttttctttttcttttgttagtaataaatcttattttgaATTCTATATACAGTCTCGCTGCATTTCCGGACCCCATCAAATCGAATCTCGGAATACCGACGAGCGCACCGGGCGCATCTCGCACCGAGCCGACGATTTGGTTCACGCGAATAGCGGGGTCATTACAATCATATCTAAATGTTGAATTGATTCAAGATCCGAAATTTTGGAATTTATGTGGTGttctttttgaaatttagaCCTAAAATCAAAATCGGTTCTATCacggaatttatttaaatttggaaAACAAACTCTATTGTTAATGTATTCTCCTTCCATAACACATTTTGTACACGAATAATAACCGGTATGACCTTTCGTAAACTTAATAAATGCTTTAGCAGGTGTTTGTACGTCAAGTTTTTTTGTACTAAGAGCTTGAGTTTCAACTCGTTCGCGAATTGCGCTGGACCAGGATGGTTTAAAATATACTAATTTGTCGAGTTAAAAGATGCTCTTTTAATATACCTCTCAAAACGAGAGATTCGTACACCGATGGATGTGAGTCGaattaacaaagaaaagaCCGCGATGACACTTTTAGTACAATGATACTTATCGTTCTGCCCGCGTCGCTTTTTCGGGCTCCTTTTATACTGTTTTTAAAAAACGGTCGGTCGTTCACCCG is a window from the Cardiocondyla obscurior isolate alpha-2009 linkage group LG01, Cobs3.1, whole genome shotgun sequence genome containing:
- the LOC139108522 gene encoding uncharacterized protein codes for the protein MHYLLSSLHGSALECVRELSVTAENFEVAWQALNARFEDKRRLVRGHLNTLLNLPTITRESAAELQILIDKLSSTLTSLKNLKRKPKDLWDDMIVHVISQRLDSSSRKAWSVKFSDSNEFPTSSDILEFLRQRR
- the LOC139108529 gene encoding uncharacterized protein, whose protein sequence is MRRIHSEITQEVEIYFKPSWSSAIRERVETQALSTKKLDVQTPAKAFIKFTKGHTGYYSCTKCVMEGEYINNRVCFPNLNKFRDRTDFDFRSKFQKEHHINSKISDLESIQHLDMIIPVEFNRVPRSLEECTRWKVTEFRQFLLYTGPIVLHSILNRDNYLNFLTLNVAVTLLSSVTYRGKYLNYANSL